Proteins co-encoded in one Prunus persica cultivar Lovell chromosome G6, Prunus_persica_NCBIv2, whole genome shotgun sequence genomic window:
- the LOC18773488 gene encoding wound-induced protein 1 yields MSETHSFQIQSLDLANFQPCLQEGEDAEEARNKKTVTALYRALTSNDVDVVHLLLAPYLEWWFHGPPTHQHLNRLLTGASPYDPSFKFVPLSIVAFGSMVLVEGFDDCRSVSWVHAWTVTDGIITQVREYYNTSVTVTRLSSPEIRSQSGNCQSVWQSKLADNGSVPGLVLAL; encoded by the exons ATGA GTGAAACGCACAGCTTCCAGATCCAGTCTCTAGACCTGGCAAACTTTCAACCATGTCTGCAGGAGGGAGAAGATGCAGAAGAAGCGCGAAACAAAAAGACCGTGACGGCTCTCTACAGAGCCTTGACCTCCAACGACGTTGATGTCGTCCACCTCCTCCTCGCACCCTATCTGGAGTGGTGGTTCCATGGCCCACCAACCCACCAGCATTTGAACCGCCTGCTCACCGGTGCGTCACCATACGACCCGTCATTCAAGTTCGTCCCTCTCTCCATCGTCGCGTTCGGGTCAATGGTGCTGGTTGAAGGATTCGACGATTGTCGTTCGGTGTCGTGGGTGCATGCATGGACCGTGACGGACGGGATAATTACCCAGGTCAGGGAATACTACAACACGTCCGTCACAGTCACCCGGTTATCGTCACCCGAAATTAGGTCACAGTCAGGCAATTGCCAGAGTGTGTGGCAAAGTAAGTTAGCGGATAATGGGTCTGTGCCTGGCCTCGTTTTGGCACTGTAA
- the LOC18774811 gene encoding 28S ribosomal protein S29, mitochondrial has protein sequence MLRTLLRRATGSGCPRHDPWRLTATMSYSSKDKKSTVKKAKKGKDKNDPAAATDDAVSDVDAALFDEKARARRLQADENDPSLDVGPNGRPLFTATPTLSQLTRKDACSYFKLKMEELNNVLPEGLPLGMVKEFEDAMQSAVLVRQSFLDLRDNFRWIVDPPLHSSTTKGTKVRKQIVLDGPVSCGKSIALSMLVQWARGEGWLVLYVPRGRDWTYGGFFYKNPQTGLWDTPVQAENILKDFLKFNESRLKQLFCQIFDPIPLGEGAGVGWMKDGIDTMAMPDGSTLYDLVDTGIKHTHAAVGVVVRLRKELSLVKDIPVLIAIDQYNSWFTFSEYEEPVTVRSTRPIHAKELATVKAFRSMRHDDLMVGAFSHSTAVGKLRQDLPEVPTDARVNFPRYTLDEAAAVCHYYLRQRLIRREAFTEENWKKIYYLSNGNGAEIRWLVPLMRGDGMQADG, from the exons ATGTTGCGGACCCTTCTTCGACGGGCAACGGGGTCGGGTTGCCCAAGGCATGACCCGTGGAGGCTCACGGCGACGATGAGCTACTCGTCCAAGGACAAGAAATCGACGGTGAAGAAGGCGAAGAAGGGCAAGGACAAAAACGACCCTGCAGCCGCAACAGACGACGCCGTTTCGGACGTCGACGCGGCTCTCTTCGACGAAAAGGCTCGTGCTCGCCGGCTACAAGCCGATGAAAATGATCCGTCGCTCGATGTGGGGCCCAATGGCCGGCCTCTGTTCACTGCCACTCCGACACTCTCTCAGCTCACGCGCAAGGACGCCTGCTCCTACTTCAAGCTCAa GATGGAGGAATTGAACAATGTGTTGCCCGAGGGGTTGCCGTTGGGGATGGTGAAGGAGTTTGAGGACGCAATGCAGAGCGCCGTGCTAGTTCGCCAGAGCTTTCTTGATCTCCGAGATAATTTTCGATGGATCGTGGATCCTCCATTGCACTCTTCTACCACCAAAG GTACAAAAGTTAGAAAGCAGATTGTGTTGGACGGTCCTGTAAGTTGTGGAAAGAGTATTGCTCTTTCAATGTTAGTTCAATGGGCTCGCGGGGAAGGTTGGTTGGTGTTATATGTCCCAAGAGGCAGGGACTGGACTTATGGAGGctttttctataaaaaccCACAAACAGGTCTTTGGGACACACCTGTTCAGGCTGAAAATATTCTGAAG GACTTCCTGAAATTTAATGAATCCCGTTTAAAACAATTGTTCTGCCAAATATTTGATCCTATTCCATTGGGAGAGGGTGCTGGTGTTGGATGGATGAAAGATGGAATTGATACCATGGCAATGCCTGATGGTTCAACTCTGTATGACCTGGTTGATACAGGAATCAAGCACACTCATGCAGCTGTTGGAGTGGTAGTTCGTTTGAGGAAGGAGTTATCTCTTGTGAAAGATATCCCCGTGCTTATTGCAATTGATCAG TATAATAGCTGGTTTACGTTCAGTGAGTATGAAGAGCCAGTAACTGTTCGTTCTACTCGACCAATACATGCTAAAGAACTTGCTACG GTGAAGGCTTTTAGATCTATGCGACATGATGACTTGATGGTGGGCGCGTTTTCTCATTCAACAGCAGTAGGAAAGCTTCGTCAAGACTTGCCAGAAGTGCCTACAGATGCTCGCGTGAACTTTCCTCGCTACACTTTAGATGAAGCAGCAGCTGTTTGCCATTACTACCTTAG ACAGAGGCTTATACGCCGTGAAGCATTCACGGAGGAGAACtggaagaaaatatactaTTTGTCTAATGGAAATGGAGCAGAAATTAGATGGTTAGTGCCTTTGATGCGGGGAGATGGTATGCAGGCAGATGGTTAG
- the LOC18773643 gene encoding wound-induced protein 1, protein MGIDQDEISTETTTLGELLVAENIGSRHRKVVKALYKALALKDTSTTSKLVAPDLEWWFHGPRHCQHMMRTLTGESRHVEFKFRPRSITPVGDRVVAEGWEGSKAYWAHVWSVKEGMITQLREYFNTWVTVIVGNSEVEDEMMKLWQSDPRERSQRSLPDIVLAI, encoded by the coding sequence ATGGGGATTGATCAGGATGAAATCTCCACGGAAACCACGACTCTCGGGGAATTATTAGTGGCGGAAAACATCGGATCCCGGCACAGAAAAGTTGTCAAGGCGCTCTACAAGGCCTTGGCACTTAAAGACACTAGTACCACCTCAAAGCTCGTGGCTCCGGATCTTGAGTGGTGGTTCCATGGACCGCGGCATTGCCAGCACATGATGAGGACGCTGACCGGAGAATCGAGACACGTGGAGTTCAAGTTCAGGCCTCGGAGCATCACGCCCGTTGGTGACCGAGTGGTGGCGGAGGGATGGGAAGGATCGAAGGCGTACTGGGCGCATGTGTGGAGCGTCAAGGAAGGGATGATCACTCAGTTGCGTGAGTATTTCAACACGTGGGTGACGGTGATTGTTGGGAATTCAGAAGTTGAGGATGAGATGATGAAGCTGTGGCAGAGTGATCCTAGGGAGCGGTCTCAACGCTCATTGCCAGATATTGTACTAGCGATATGA